Below is a window of Rhizobium jaguaris DNA.
CACCGGAGATGATCAAGATGAATCTCGCCACGAATATAATGCCGATGATGAAATCGATGATGGGTGGCATGATGAATCCGACGATGAGCGGAAAACGGCCTGATCCGTAGGGCAGCCGCAACCCGGAATAACAAGCAGACCTCCATCTGCCTCTGGCCGCCCGCAAGGGCGGCCCTTTTTTTGTTCGCTGACGCCTTAGCCGCGGACTTCCCCCGACATAAATGCGGAATTTGATAACAGAAGCCAGGCATGGCAACGGCGTTCATCGCAGCGTTGCAACCCGTAGCGGCCGCTGCGGGATATCTACGACCTCTACAACGCGCCACCGTGAGCGCGGCACGTAGATTGCTCCGGCCGTTGCGCAGGACCAGTCACCGAACAAGGAACCCAAGCATGGCTGCGTTTGCCAGATCGATGAAGAACGCAGAGACGAGCGGCAGAATGATGAATGCGATGGTTGCTGCCCCATGAGTTTTGGTTACCGCCGTCATATTGGCGATTGCCGTCGGGGTCGCTCCAAGCGAGATACCAAAGAAGCCTGCAGAAATCACCGCCGCATCATACGTACGGCCCATCGCGGGGAACACAACGAACAGGACGTAAACCACGACCGCAACCGTCTGCACGACGAGGACGATCACAAGCGCAGCGCCGAGTCCGCTGAGAGCCCACAACTGCATGCTCATCAGCGACATTGCGAGAAAGACATTCAACGAGAGATCGGAGATGAGCGAGAGCGCTCGCGTGCGCGTCGGCCAAGGGAGGCGCGGTGCGAGCAGCGGAATGGTGTTCGTCATCACAATCGCGACCAGCAAGCAGACGACGAACAGCGGAAGATTGACGCCAGCCTCCACGATGATCTCATGCAAGGCGTACCCGATGAGAATGGCGATATTGGTCACCAGCAAGGCTCGCAGCAGACTGACATAGCTGACATCATCTTCGTGACTGCTTTCTGCAGCGCGCGACACACCGATCACCAACTCTTCGGTGGTGGGTCCGCTCAGTCCATAGCGTTTGATCAGGAATTGCGCAGTTGGTCCGCCGATGAGGCTGGCGATAACAAGACCAAGTGTTGCACTCGCGATGCCGATTTCAAGCGCATTCGTCAGTCCGAAACGACTGGTGATAATCGGTGCCCAGGCAATCGTTGTGCCGTGACCGCCGATTAGCGACGTCGAGCCAAGCAAGATTGCCATACCATCGGGGAGACCGAGCGTGTCGCTGACTCCGATTGCGATTGCGTTCTGGATGACGAGAAATACAAGCGTGACGCCCAATAGGATAAGAAATGGCTTGCCTCCCGCCACAAGGTCGGAGAGCCTGGCGTTGAGACCGACCCCGGTGAAGAAGTAGAGAAGAAGCATGTCGCGTGCGGCGAGTGTAAAATTGATCTCCAAACCGAAGAATTCGTAGGCGACCAGCGTTATCAAGGCGGCAAGCAGGCCACCTGTCACCGCTTCAGGTATGCTCCACCGCGCAAGGACGGGAATGAAACGGTTGAGGTTCGCACCAGCGAAGAACACGAGGATCGCAATGGTGAACGATTGCAATCCTGGGACCTGCACTACCGACATGGACCACCTTCACCTTGGTTGCAGCCGAACCCGCCTCAGTTCGTCACTTTGACATGCGCCAGACGAATAGACGAGCGGAAAGAGCTTCGCCACTCTCGTTCAAAAGGATTAAATCGACACGCAACTGAATGTGGCATCCTAGATCACCTGTTTACCGACCCACATCTCATGAACCTGGAGAGCAGAACGCTCTGAATAGGGGGAGGATGAATTCCAGATGATGCACGGATGCGACTAACAGACCTTATGTGGTAATGGTCATCCATGCCTTCGATGCCGCTGCCATTCGTCGTTTCCCTTGTTCTCTGCCTTATCCTGGTGCGGATGATCCGGCAGGAAGAGCGAAAGCTCGGACTATTTCCGCTGCTCGTCGCTACCCTCGCCATTCAAGCGGTTTTGCTGGGATTGAATTGGAACATCG
It encodes the following:
- the gltS gene encoding sodium/glutamate symporter, whose product is MSVVQVPGLQSFTIAILVFFAGANLNRFIPVLARWSIPEAVTGGLLAALITLVAYEFFGLEINFTLAARDMLLLYFFTGVGLNARLSDLVAGGKPFLILLGVTLVFLVIQNAIAIGVSDTLGLPDGMAILLGSTSLIGGHGTTIAWAPIITSRFGLTNALEIGIASATLGLVIASLIGGPTAQFLIKRYGLSGPTTEELVIGVSRAAESSHEDDVSYVSLLRALLVTNIAILIGYALHEIIVEAGVNLPLFVVCLLVAIVMTNTIPLLAPRLPWPTRTRALSLISDLSLNVFLAMSLMSMQLWALSGLGAALVIVLVVQTVAVVVYVLFVVFPAMGRTYDAAVISAGFFGISLGATPTAIANMTAVTKTHGAATIAFIILPLVSAFFIDLANAAMLGFLVR